A window of [Ruminococcus] lactaris ATCC 29176 genomic DNA:
GCATTGAATATCTGAAAGCCTTAAAAAAATGCGGAAGTTCTATCCGTCCTTATACAATCCGGCGAAAGGGAGCAGGATATCATAGCAGCCAACTTGACGAACTGTATAGCTCTGCTTCTGCGATCCGTTCCCTCCTGGCATATTCCAGCTCGTCCATTCATACAGAATTTGCAGGAGATGATTCCACAGAGCTTTCTTTTTCCGATATTCTCAATGAACTGGGAAATCAGGTTCCAAAAAAGTGTCTGGAACTTCTGTCTGATTTTCATAAGATCCAGTACCCGGTTTATCAGAATGATTTTTCATTAATCTTAAAATACAAACTTTTGAACAAGCATCCTGAAAGCCTCGTCCGTTATATGGATGTCTCGCCCGAACTCGCCGCAAGGATCTGTACCAGTTTAAATGATTTCTTTAATTATAAGCAGTTTGCCGGACTTCTGAAGACAAAGGAACTGACCCAAACCCGTATTAACCGGGCATTGCTTCATATTATGCTCGGAATCAAAAAAGATTCTGTATCTGAATATATGAACAGCGGATATAACTTCTATGCACGACTGCTCGGATTCAGAAAGGACTGTTCCCAGATTCTTACCGAAATATCAAAAAAAAGCTCCCTGCCGCTTCTGACAAAGCTTGCTGAAAGCCGGGAACTCTGTGAGCTTGGACAGCGAATGCTGCGGGATGATATCCTCGCATCAAATTTATATACTTCCGTTGTGACAGACAAATTTAAGACAGCATTTCTCAATGAATATAAACAGAGGATAATCAAGATATGAAATTTGTAGTTGTTGGGGTGAAAATGTTTCGGCAGCCAGAAAGATTTTAATAGAAGAGCATCCATATCCGCCCTTGCTGTTGCATCGCAGTGCAGGACCCGCTTTACCTCAGCCCGTTGACAACTTGTAACAGGAACGTGCAAACACTCGTGCAGAGGCACTCCTGTTTATGTTCCTTAACAAGTTGGGCAAAGTGTCTTCGGAACGCTCCTTGTCAATGCACTGCTCACGCAACAGCAAGGGCGGATATTAGGCTTTTCAAATCAGAAAATTTTCCCTCATGCCAGAACAGTTTCTCCCAACAAACACGAAATTCCAATAAGAAATAAAGAGCCGGATGGCTATCGACGAAGATAAATGCTCCATCAAATAGTAAATACAATATCTATTATCTGATATTTACGATCGAGTATCTTAGTCTATAGCCATCCGGCTTTTTTCTATTCTTTTTAAATTTGTATTGTTGAGTGACTACGCTGTGGAGTCAGAAAAAAACTTCTTACTGTGACTACCAGCGGAAAGCAGGGTGTTCCTGAGCAGGTGCATTAGCGTAGAGCGTTCCGAAGACACTTTGCAGCGTTTGTTAGAGAACGTAAATCGAGTGCCTTTGCACGAAGATTTCCACTTTCGAGTTACAAACGGTCAACGGGCTGAGGTAAAGCGGGCCTGCACCGCGAAGGAATATCTCTGCTTTCCGCGTCCGCTCTGCCACATAGAAGTTTTCTGCTTTCCAAGCGTATCCCCCCCAACAAATACAAATTTATAATCTCTTCGCAATCGCCTTAATAAATCCTTCACTGTTCAGTACGGTTGGATTTTCAAGTGTTGTGATCAGTGCGAGATCTTTCGTCATTTCTCCTGCCTCGATTGTATCAATCGTTGCCTTTTCAAGCTTATCAGCGAACTCCATCAGTTCTTTATTGCCATCAAGCTCTCCTCTTTTTCTGAGAGCACCTGTCCATGCAAAGATCGTTGCAACAGAGTTTGTAGATGTTTCCTCACCTTTCAGATGCTTATAATAGTGACGCTGTACTGTTCCATGGGCAGCCTCGTATTCATAATATCCATCCGGAGATACAAGTACAGAAGTCATCATGGCAAGAGATCCAAAAGCGGAGGATACCATATCACTCATTACATCTCCATCATAGTTCTTACATGCCCAGATATATCCACCTTCTGATTTCATGACACGGGCAACTGCATCATCAATCAATGTATAGAAATAGGTGATTCCTGCTTCTTTGAACTTCTCATCATATTCTGCATCATAAATTTCCTGGAAGATATCCTTAAATGTATGATCGTACTTTTTAGAGATCGTATCTTTTGTTGCAAACCACAGATCCTGCTTTGTATCCAGTGCATAGGAAAAGCAGCTTCTTGCAAAACTTTCAATAGACTTATTGATATTATGCATTCCCTGTACGATTCCCGGTCCGTCAAATTCATGTACCAGTTCTTTTGTCTGACTTCCATCTTCTGCTGTATAAACCAGCTCTACTTTCCCTGCTCCAGGAATTTTCATTTCAGATCCTTTATATACATCACCATACGCATGTCTTGCGATCGTGATCGGCTTTTTCCAGTTCTTAACACACGGCTCAATTCCCTTTACAACAATCGGTGCACGGAACACTGTTCCATCAAGAATTGCACGAATTGTTCCATTCGGACTTTTCCACATTTCTTTCAGGTCATATTCATCCATACGTGCTGCATTCGGAGTGATCGTTGCACATTTTACGGCTACTTTGTATTTCTTAGTCGCAAGTGCTGAGTCAATCGTTACCTGATCATCCGTCTCATTTCTATGCTCAAGACCGAGATCATAATATTCCGTCTTAAGATCAATGTATGGCTCTAAAAGATTTTCTTTGATCATCTTCCAGAGAATCCTTGTCATCTCATCTCCATCCATCTCGACCAGTGGGGTTGTCATTTTAATTTTTTCCATTGTCTGTTTCCTCCTGCTTATCATTTATATTGACTATTCATTCGTAGTTATGAATGAGTAATTCACGGATCCGATTTTCTGCCAGGCTATAACTCAGTTTTCTAATAGCCCTGCCTTTTCAAATTTTGTATTACATGTAAAATATGTTCATCAGCTAATTGTTCTGCCTGATCGGCATCTCTTTCTTTAATTGCCTGAAGGATCTGCTTATGCTCCCGAATTGATTTTCTCGCCCGTTCTTCCGACACGATTGAATCTTTTCTTGCCGACTGGACATATTCATGGAAATCTGATAAAACTCTCGCAAGCATACGACTGCCTGATGCCTCATACAAAATTGTGTGAAACCGTCCGTCCAGCCCTGTCACCTGCTCTGTATTAAAAGCATTTCCTTTCTTCATTTGAAATTCTGATAACAGAATCGTCTCTTCCAGTCTGTCAATCTGTTCCTCTGTGATATTCTCCACAGCCCATCTTGCACAAAGCCCCTCTAATGTAGACCTCATATAATAAATATCCCAGATATCTTTTTTCGAGATGCCATTAACATAAGCTCCTCTGTTCGGCACGATTGAAACCAGTCCCTCCAGTTCCAACTGACGAAGTGCTTCTCTGACCGGAGTTCTGCTGACTCCAAGCTCTTTCCCCAGCGTTGCTTCTTTCAATTCATCATTCTGCTTATATTTCCCTTTCAGAATATCTTCACGGATTCTCTGGAAAACTCTTCCTCCGAGCGAATGTTCCTGATGCTCTTCCATTTTGTCTCCTCTCATCCTTTTTCCCACAGCGGGCAATGCACTGACCAACGATACATTCCAGTATCTCTTTTTGCATTCTTGTATAATTGTATACAATTATACATCTTTTGTCAAGTTTCGATTCGAGAAATTCATTTATCCAGATTTTTCAAAAACATTCATTGTCTTAAGAAACCCCAAGTGAACTGCTTCCCGTCAAGTAGACAATCAAAAAAACAAAAACTATTTCTGCCACCAGATGCGAAAAACTGGTGGCAGTTTTATGCCGCCAACATATACTGTTCGTGTTTTTCAAACGGAGTTAATACTCCAAGATTTCTTTGTAACCGTTTCGTGTTGTAATACTCAATGTAATCTTCGATCATAGTAATAAGAGATTCTCGATCAGTAAATTTTTTGCCGTAATAGCGTTCTCTCTTTAGGATTCCCCAAAACCCTTCCATTGGACCATTGTCAATACATTTTGCAACTCTGGACATACTTTGAGTTATTCCTGCAGCTTCTAATTTTGCGTGAAAAGTACGACTTGTGTATTGGTAACCTCTATCAGAATGACACAATGGATGAGCATTCGGATTACTTTCAATAGCTTTGTCAAAAGTATCAAATACTAACGCATTATTATTGCTGTCTCTAATTACGTAGGATACAATCCGTCTATCATAAAGATCCAGAATGGCACTTAGATATACTTTGTGTTTTTCTTGTCCGGTATAATATTTAAACTCTGTAACATCAGTAAGCCATTTTTCGTTTGGAGCATCAGCATAAAATTCTCGATTCAATACATTTTCAGCTATAAAT
This region includes:
- a CDS encoding NADP-dependent isocitrate dehydrogenase, with amino-acid sequence MEKIKMTTPLVEMDGDEMTRILWKMIKENLLEPYIDLKTEYYDLGLEHRNETDDQVTIDSALATKKYKVAVKCATITPNAARMDEYDLKEMWKSPNGTIRAILDGTVFRAPIVVKGIEPCVKNWKKPITIARHAYGDVYKGSEMKIPGAGKVELVYTAEDGSQTKELVHEFDGPGIVQGMHNINKSIESFARSCFSYALDTKQDLWFATKDTISKKYDHTFKDIFQEIYDAEYDEKFKEAGITYFYTLIDDAVARVMKSEGGYIWACKNYDGDVMSDMVSSAFGSLAMMTSVLVSPDGYYEYEAAHGTVQRHYYKHLKGEETSTNSVATIFAWTGALRKRGELDGNKELMEFADKLEKATIDTIEAGEMTKDLALITTLENPTVLNSEGFIKAIAKRL
- a CDS encoding IS3 family transposase; translated protein: MGNVSRAAYYKWLNREIPTNEIENERIAETIEQIHTDSPDKGYRRIRDDLERYHDIKVNDKRVLRICRKKNIKSTIKYSNNGCTRQAANPQFIAENVLNREFYADAPNEKWLTDVTEFKYYTGQEKHKVYLSAILDLYDRRIVSYVIRDSNNNALVFDTFDKAIESNPNAHPLCHSDRGYQYTSRTFHAKLEAAGITQSMSRVAKCIDNGPMEGFWGILKRERYYGKKFTDRESLITMIEDYIEYYNTKRLQRNLGVLTPFEKHEQYMLAA
- a CDS encoding GntR family transcriptional regulator codes for the protein MEEHQEHSLGGRVFQRIREDILKGKYKQNDELKEATLGKELGVSRTPVREALRQLELEGLVSIVPNRGAYVNGISKKDIWDIYYMRSTLEGLCARWAVENITEEQIDRLEETILLSEFQMKKGNAFNTEQVTGLDGRFHTILYEASGSRMLARVLSDFHEYVQSARKDSIVSEERARKSIREHKQILQAIKERDADQAEQLADEHILHVIQNLKRQGY
- a CDS encoding nucleotidyltransferase family protein produces the protein MKIVGLITEYNPFHNGHLYHIRESLRITGADAALVVMSGDYVQRGTPAIMPKRLRTEMALYCGAGAVLELPVCYATGSAEFFALGAISLLDSLGIVDSVCFGSECSDLPLLQKIAGLLVDEPEQYREILRHELKLGKSFPAARQTAVVFCTGDPRCADILKDPNNILGIEYLKALKKCGSSIRPYTIRRKGAGYHSSQLDELYSSASAIRSLLAYSSSSIHTEFAGDDSTELSFSDILNELGNQVPKKCLELLSDFHKIQYPVYQNDFSLILKYKLLNKHPESLVRYMDVSPELAARICTSLNDFFNYKQFAGLLKTKELTQTRINRALLHIMLGIKKDSVSEYMNSGYNFYARLLGFRKDCSQILTEISKKSSLPLLTKLAESRELCELGQRMLRDDILASNLYTSVVTDKFKTAFLNEYKQRIIKI